One region of Bacteroidota bacterium genomic DNA includes:
- a CDS encoding histidine kinase, which yields MQLTAIRAQMNPHFIFNVMNSIRNYMQRMIRVPRRNT from the coding sequence TTGCAACTGACCGCAATCCGGGCACAGATGAATCCACATTTTATTTTCAATGTCATGAATTCTATCCGGAATTATATGCAAAGAATGATTCGCGTTCCGCGGAGAAATACCTAA